TCCTCAAAACTCTTAATGTCTGAATCAGACTTTGTAACTAAAACAGCAGTTGAAGAAATATATGGATCAGAGAATAGGTATTTTTCTTTTCTCTCATCATTAATCCCAACTTGGTTTGCAATCATATCAAAGCGTTTTGCATCAAGACCTGCAAAGATTGCATCCCATTGTGTTTCTTTAAATTCTACGTCGACACCAAGACGCTTGCCCACTTCTTTGGCAATCTCCACGTCAAATCCAGTTAAGTCGCCTGTTTTTTCATCATGAAAAGTAAACGGAGCATATGTACCTTCTGTACCAACGACAAGCTTTCCATCACTTTTCACTTTTTCAAGAAGATTCTCACTGCTGCTGTCAGCATTTGAATCTTCTTTTTCTGCATTGCTGCCACATGCAGCCAATGCTATAGTTAAACTTAATAATAAGCATAGCAGTAAACTAAATTTCTTCATGCAAAAATCCTCCTAATTCCGATATGTCTTGTCAGACAAAAGCTATCATATTATATCGTGAAGTTATTTGTCAAAACATATTTACTTTCAACTATATTTTCACCAAAAGTCTGCTTGTTAACCGCATTTTTATAAAAGAGAGCAAAAAAATAACCATCATTTGATGGCTAGGAAATATGAATAAGTGCAAAAGAAAAATGAAAATAACTTAAAAGGAAGAGATAGGCTGCAAATGAAAATAATGTTGCAGTTTCCCTTCATATATATGCTCCATTTTATAATCATCAAGCAAGTCATACGGCGTTACTAATGATGGGTGCTTATTCCAATACAAAGCTCCGCTTTCATGAAGAACGGAAGCAACAAACTGTGAGCAAAAATACGCGTTTTTACGCGGAAAAGGAATGTTTAACATAATAAAGAATAAACCGAGCAAATTGTAGCGGTAACAATGCTTTTCTTTTTCAATCTGCTGAATAATCTCCTTCATCTTATCAAGCTGCTCTTTTGTGACGCGAATGCTGTAAATCGCGCAACACGCATTTCTAAAGAAGTCATCCCTTATATCTTCTCTGACAAATCCGCCTATAAACGGATTATTCGGCTTCTTTCGTCCAAAGCTGTAAACCTCAATCAACTGGGAGTCAAAAGAAATAGAGGCATGGTTATGCGGTTTTTTTGTAAAAAGCTTAATGCACCGTGTAAACAAGGTGCCAGTATCACTTAGTATTAAATAAACAATATGCTCATCCATTCTTTACCTCCACCAAAAAACCGTTTTATTGTATAACGACTAACATATGCAAAAAGTTTCCATTTATTGAAAAAATGGTTCATTTATATCAATAGGAATATATCCATTAAATGAAGCATTTTCCTATCTTTATCATATATACTAACAGCTTTTTGGTGAACAATCTTTAGTATTATCTTTGCTCGGACTAAAGTCTTAGAGTGGGATTAACACAAAAAAAGAGCGGACAGTTCTCCGCTCTTTTTCTTGCTGACATTAAGCAGTCGCTTCTGAAAATTGACTGTAATACAAATCTGCATAAAAACCTTTTTGCTGAAGTAATTCTTCATGATTGCCCTGTTCAATCACTTGCCCGTGTTTCATGACAAGGATGATGTCTGCATCCTTAATTGTTGAAAGCCTGTGTGCAATGACGAAGCTGGTTCGATTTTTCATTAGCTCTGCCATTGCCTCTTGAATTTGTGCTTCCGTTCGAGTGTCAACACTGCTCGTTGCCTCATCTAGAATCAGCAGGCTTGGGTTTGCCAGCAGTGCCCTTGCAATTGTAAGCAGCTGCTTTTGTCCCCCGGAAATATTCGAACCATCTTCATTAATGACTGTGTCATAGCCTTCAGGCAATGTGCGGATGAAATGCTCGGCATTTGCAAGCATTGCAGCTCTTGTTATTTCCTCATCTGTCGCACCTTGCTTACCATACGCTATATTGTCGCGAATCGTCCCTTTAAACAGCCATGTGTCTTGCAAAACCATGCCAAACATACTTCGTAAAGCTCCTCGATCCATTGTTGAGATATCAACACCATCAATCTTAATAACCCCGCTGTCAATATCATAAAATCTCATCAGCAAGTTAATCAATGTAGTTTTTCCAGCACCTGTCGGACCAACAATTGCCACTTTCTGACCCGGTTTAATTTGAATCGTTAAATCTTTAATAAGCTCCTCATCTTCTTTATAGCTGAAGTAAACTGCATCGAAGTCTACTGCGCCCTGCGGCTGCTCTATAACCTTCACTCTGCTGGTATCTTTCGGCTCCTCTTCTTCATCGAGCAGCTCAAACACCCTCTCAGCAGAAGCAATCGTCGATTGAATGATATTTGAAATATTAGAAAGCTGCTGAATCGGCTGTGAAAATTGTCTTGCATATTGAATAAATGCTTGCACGTCCCCGACAGTAATTCTGCCTGCCGAAACAAAAATCGCCCCGATAACAACAACAAATACATAGCCTAAATTATTGATGAATTGCATCAATGGCATAATAAGCCCAGAAATAAACTGAGATCTCCAGCTGGATTCATACAGCCTGTCATTAATGCTGTCGAATTCCTCCATCGCTTTTTCCTCATGGCCGAATGCCTTAACAATCTGATGCCCGGTAAACATCTCCTCGATATGCCCATTTAACGCACCGAGTGTTGCTTGCTGGCTCCGAAATTGCACTTGTGAGCGCTTAGCGATTTTTACTGTCGCTAGTATGCTTAAGGGAATAGTTAAAAAGCATACAATGGCAAGAACAGGACTAATCGTAAGCATCATAATAATAACACCGACAAATGTAATGACAGATGTAATCAATTGAGTGACACTTTGCTGCAGCGTATTATTAATATTATCAATATCATTAATGGCTCGGCTCAATGTTTCACCATGTGGTGTTCTGTCAAAATATTTAAGCGGAAGTCTTTCCAGCTTTTCGTGCACCTCTTGGCGAAGCTGGAAGATTGTCTTTTGCGAAATATTAACCATAATGATCTGCTGTATATACATAAACAACGCACTTATAATATATAAAAGAATAAGCCAGACAAGGACCTGTCCGATTGCAGCAAAATCTATTTCTGCCCCTGGCACACCGTTCATTTTATTCATCAGCCCATTAAAAAGCGTATCAATTGCTTCAGCTAATATTTTCGGGCTGAAAATGGAAAAAACAGTGCTTAGGATCGCAGCGGCAATCACAAATAAAAGCTGGATTTTATAGGTACCAAGATAACGAGCAAGCCGTTTTAGCGTCCCTTTTGCATCCTTAGCTTTTTGAACAGGCATTCTTGGGCCACCATGTCCTCTTGAGGGAATAGGTGAAGGATGCTTGCTTTGATTATTATGTCCACTCATACTGTCTCCTCCACTACACCTTGTGACTTCACGATTTCTTGATACACACTGCAGCTTGCCAGTAATTGCTCATGTGTGCCAATCCCTGCAATCTTTCCTTCGTCTAAGACGATAATAGTATCTGCATCTTTAATGGTGCTGACCCTTTGTGCAACGATTACAACATTTGCATCCGTAATTTCCTTATTCAACGCTTTTCTTAAATTAGCATCTGTTCGATAATCAAGGGCGGAAAAGCTGTCATCAAACAAGTAAATGCGCGGCTTTCTTACAAGTGCTCTCGCAATGGACAGACGCTGCTTTTGTCCGCCTGAAAGATTTGCGCCTCCTTGTGAAAGTTCTGAATAGATGCCCTTCTCCAGCTCATCGACAAACTCCTTCGATTGGGAAATCTCCAAAGCTTTCCGTATTTCTGCCTCTGTAGCATCTTCCTTTCCAAATCGGATATTATCGGCAATTGTCCCTGTAAAAAGGACAGCTTTTTGCGGCACATAACCGATTAGCTGGCGCAGATCGCCTTGAGCATACTCCTTTATATTCATTCCATCTACAAGTATTTCACCTTTATTCACATCGTAAAATCTTGCTATTAAATGAAGGATTGTGGATTTCCCTGAGCCTGTCCCGCCAATAATGGCAGTTGTCGTTCCAGGTCTCATTTGAAACGAAAGATGCTCAAGCACTGGCTTTTCTGCCAAGGGATAAGAGAAACTCACATTCCGAAATTCTACATCTCCTCTGCGTAGCATTTGACTGTTTGTTTCGTTATCCTTCATTACTGGCGAAATTTCAAGTACCTCATTGATACGCTCTGCAGAAGCAGAAGCACGAGGCATCATTACAAATATCATGCTGACCATCATAAGAGAAAACATAATTTGCATTCCATATTGGACAAACGCCATGATGTCACCGACCTGCATATTTCCTTGGTCTACCTGAATAGAACCGAACCAAATAATAGCAACTGTAGATAAATTAAGAACAATCATCATAATCGGCATGGTAATCGCCATAATTTTATTGACCTTTAAAGCAGTAGTGGTCAAATCTTCGTTAGCATGACGAAAACGTTTCTGTTCAAACTCCTCTTTATTAAAGGAGCGAATTACACGAACACCAGTCAAATTTTCTCGAAGCACACCATTAAGGTTATCAAGCTTGTTTTGCATCACCTTAAATAATGGGATGCCCTTTTTTATAACAAGATAGATAGTAAGTGCGAGTACCGGGATGGCCACTAGGAATATCAAGGACAGCTTCGCATTTTTTGATATTGCCATTACAATCCCGCCGATACACATCATTGGCGCTAACACAACCATTCTTAATATCATCATTGTTACTTGCTGCACTTGACTTACGTCGTTTGTTGTTCTGTTGATTAGCGAGGAAATTCCTACTTGATTTGCTTCCTCTATTCCGAAGCTCTCTACCTTATAAAACATCTTTCTTCTTAAGTCCTTTGCAAAAGATGATCCAACTTTAGAGGAGTAATAGCTTGAAAAACAAGCACATACCGTGCCAAAGGCAGCGACTGCAATCATCAATCCGCCTAGTTGCAGCATTAGAGGGCGGTTATCCTTTACAATTCCATTATCGACTATATCAGCCATAATTGTCGGCAAAAACAGTTCTGCCAGTACTCTGAACAGTGTTAATAACAGTACGATCGCAACCCCTATCTTATACGGTTTTAATCCTAGCAGCAGCTTCTTCATTCATTTCCCTCCAATCTTCCTTCATTGTTGCTATAATCTCTCGACAGCTTCACTGTATACCTCATTTAGCAACTCAATAAACTTATTATTAACTGCTATATCTCTTGCTCTTTTCATACATTTACTTTGTACTATCATTTCCTTTATCTTTTAAAGAAAACCTTTCAACCTGTCTGTTCCTATTTATAAACAAAGCGAAAATTCTTCCTTTCATTAGGCAGGCTAACTAATTATAGGAAAGGGTATTTTTGATGTCAATTAATATAGAAGAACAGCAATCTTGCACAAAAAAACCCGCTTTGCCGGCGGGTTTTTGTCTTACACTTTAAATTTATTAACAATCACAAGCAGCTCTTCTGCCATTTTTGTCAAAGCTTTAGCAGAGGAATTAATTTCTTCCATGCTGGCAAGCTGCTCTTCTGAAGCGGCTGCCACCTCTTGGGCACCTGCTGCATTGCCAAGTGCAATTGTGGCAATATCATTGGCTGAGGAGGAAACCTCTTGTAGGCCTGCAGACATTTGCTGTGCAGCCCCAGATACGTCTTCCATTTCCGGACCCATTTCTTTTGTGCTTTGTATAATTTGGGCAAACTTGTCAGATGTAGCTTCTGAGATGGATAATCCTGCTTCAGCATTTTTTGATACTTCTCCCATGATGACAACCGATTGATCTGTATCTTTTTGAATGTCAGCAATAAGGGCAGAGATAAGCTTAGCAGACTCCTGCGATTGTTCTGCAAGCTTGCGAACTTCATTGGCAACAACGGAGAAACCTTTGCCGTGCTCTCCGGCTCTTGCTGATTCAATGGCCGCATTTAAAGCCAGTAAATTAGTTTGATCAGCAATGGAGCCAATAACTTGAATGATTTTGCCGATTTCCTTGGAGCGGATATTTAATTCCTCAATCACTTTATTTGATTGCTTAATAGACTGGTGAATAAACTGCATTTGTTTCAAGTTTTTCTCAACAAATGCTCCGCCTTCTTCAGCCAAATGATGTGCATCCTTGGAAAGAGCTGCGACAGCAGTTGATTTATCTGCAATCTTCATTACATCTTGAAGAACTTCCTCTAACGAAGTAGAGTTTTGCCCAATACTTGTCGTAATGTTCTCTGCATCATGAGCAATTTGCTGCACAGATGTAGTCACCTGATTAGAAGCAGCTGTCGTTTGACCAGCACTTGCCACCAATTGTTCAGAAGAGGCAGTCACCTGCTCCATCGAATGATTCAGACTTGTAACAACATCTCGCAAGTGACTCTGCATGCTTGTAAAGCCTTTGGCAAGCAAACCAATTTCGTCCTTTGCTTTAATCGAAATATCTTCTGTTAAATCACCGGCGGAAATTCGTTCTGCACTTTTAGCCAACAGCTTCAATGGCATAATAATAGAGCGGATAATATAGAAAATAAGTGCGCCGCCAATTATAATTGCCGCAATCAGCACAATCGTTGTTGTTGAAAAAATAGTCGAAGACGCCTTTCCTATCTCCGATTGATCCATAACGCCAGCAATCTTCCAGCCTGTTTTTTCATCAGACTCATAAATTGCTAACCTCTCCTGCTGTTCGTCAGTAAAGGCCACTTCTCCTTCCTTCTCTTTATACATTTCCTGAATCCACTGTGAATTATCCTTTGCACCAGTATTTGAATTAGGATGATAAATATAGTTTCCTTGTGCATCCAGGAGCAGCATATATCCTTGTTCACCGATTTTCGAGCCTCTGATCATATCCTTTAAAGAACTGATCTTTAAATCGATTGCAATGGCACCTTTTTTTTCATACGTAACCTTAGAGAACGTAACAATCGAATTCCCTGTTCGCTCATCCTCCCTCGGCTGGAGCATCACAACATTCCCGTCTGAATTAACAGCTTCCTTATACCAGGTTTGATCGAGAAAATCTATTCCATCTGGCACTTCCTGATTTGCATTTATGTATACTTCGCCATCTTCCCTAACATAGTAAACATTAAGAACATCTTGGTTCTGTCCTAAGTATTGGGTGAATATTCTTCTTATTTCATTTCTGTCTCCGTCGAGCATTGAATCATCAATTGCATTCGCCATAAAGGTTGCATCCTGCTCTTTCTTAGTTGTTATAGATGCAATTTCATTATGAATAAACTTGACACTTTCATGTGAGGAAACAATTAGATTTTGTTCAATTTTATCTTTTGCTATTACATAGGAAACAATGGAAATAATTAAGCTGGGAACTAGGAGAATAGTGAGAAAGGAGAATATAAGCTTTTTTCGTATAGATACGAACTTAGTCTTTGTCTTTCTATTTTTCCCCAGTCTTGCAAACACAGTATTAATTTCTTTTTTCCAGTTTCGTATGCTAGCTGTTACTTTAGTGCCACCTTCTTTCTTTTTGAAAAATTTAGACTTTT
This DNA window, taken from Niallia sp. Man26, encodes the following:
- a CDS encoding amino acid ABC transporter substrate-binding protein, whose amino-acid sequence is MKKFSLLLCLLLSLTIALAACGSNAEKEDSNADSSSENLLEKVKSDGKLVVGTEGTYAPFTFHDEKTGDLTGFDVEIAKEVGKRLGVDVEFKETQWDAIFAGLDAKRFDMIANQVGINDERKEKYLFSDPYISSTAVLVTKSDSDIKSFEDLKGKKSAQSLTSNYAKTAESYGAELVGIDGFNQAVELLNSNRVDATVNDKLSFLDYKKQKPDVDIVIADTADDVAQSGLMFRKGSDSLVDEVNKALQDMIDDGTYTKISEKWFGEDVLK
- a CDS encoding ABC transporter ATP-binding protein; translated protein: MPVQKAKDAKGTLKRLARYLGTYKIQLLFVIAAAILSTVFSIFSPKILAEAIDTLFNGLMNKMNGVPGAEIDFAAIGQVLVWLILLYIISALFMYIQQIIMVNISQKTIFQLRQEVHEKLERLPLKYFDRTPHGETLSRAINDIDNINNTLQQSVTQLITSVITFVGVIIMMLTISPVLAIVCFLTIPLSILATVKIAKRSQVQFRSQQATLGALNGHIEEMFTGHQIVKAFGHEEKAMEEFDSINDRLYESSWRSQFISGLIMPLMQFINNLGYVFVVVIGAIFVSAGRITVGDVQAFIQYARQFSQPIQQLSNISNIIQSTIASAERVFELLDEEEEPKDTSRVKVIEQPQGAVDFDAVYFSYKEDEELIKDLTIQIKPGQKVAIVGPTGAGKTTLINLLMRFYDIDSGVIKIDGVDISTMDRGALRSMFGMVLQDTWLFKGTIRDNIAYGKQGATDEEITRAAMLANAEHFIRTLPEGYDTVINEDGSNISGGQKQLLTIARALLANPSLLILDEATSSVDTRTEAQIQEAMAELMKNRTSFVIAHRLSTIKDADIILVMKHGQVIEQGNHEELLQQKGFYADLYYSQFSEATA
- a CDS encoding ABC transporter ATP-binding protein; its protein translation is MKKLLLGLKPYKIGVAIVLLLTLFRVLAELFLPTIMADIVDNGIVKDNRPLMLQLGGLMIAVAAFGTVCACFSSYYSSKVGSSFAKDLRRKMFYKVESFGIEEANQVGISSLINRTTNDVSQVQQVTMMILRMVVLAPMMCIGGIVMAISKNAKLSLIFLVAIPVLALTIYLVIKKGIPLFKVMQNKLDNLNGVLRENLTGVRVIRSFNKEEFEQKRFRHANEDLTTTALKVNKIMAITMPIMMIVLNLSTVAIIWFGSIQVDQGNMQVGDIMAFVQYGMQIMFSLMMVSMIFVMMPRASASAERINEVLEISPVMKDNETNSQMLRRGDVEFRNVSFSYPLAEKPVLEHLSFQMRPGTTTAIIGGTGSGKSTILHLIARFYDVNKGEILVDGMNIKEYAQGDLRQLIGYVPQKAVLFTGTIADNIRFGKEDATEAEIRKALEISQSKEFVDELEKGIYSELSQGGANLSGGQKQRLSIARALVRKPRIYLFDDSFSALDYRTDANLRKALNKEITDANVVIVAQRVSTIKDADTIIVLDEGKIAGIGTHEQLLASCSVYQEIVKSQGVVEETV
- a CDS encoding methyl-accepting chemotaxis protein, with protein sequence MKSKKSKFFKKKEGGTKVTASIRNWKKEINTVFARLGKNRKTKTKFVSIRKKLIFSFLTILLVPSLIISIVSYVIAKDKIEQNLIVSSHESVKFIHNEIASITTKKEQDATFMANAIDDSMLDGDRNEIRRIFTQYLGQNQDVLNVYYVREDGEVYINANQEVPDGIDFLDQTWYKEAVNSDGNVVMLQPREDERTGNSIVTFSKVTYEKKGAIAIDLKISSLKDMIRGSKIGEQGYMLLLDAQGNYIYHPNSNTGAKDNSQWIQEMYKEKEGEVAFTDEQQERLAIYESDEKTGWKIAGVMDQSEIGKASSTIFSTTTIVLIAAIIIGGALIFYIIRSIIMPLKLLAKSAERISAGDLTEDISIKAKDEIGLLAKGFTSMQSHLRDVVTSLNHSMEQVTASSEQLVASAGQTTAASNQVTTSVQQIAHDAENITTSIGQNSTSLEEVLQDVMKIADKSTAVAALSKDAHHLAEEGGAFVEKNLKQMQFIHQSIKQSNKVIEELNIRSKEIGKIIQVIGSIADQTNLLALNAAIESARAGEHGKGFSVVANEVRKLAEQSQESAKLISALIADIQKDTDQSVVIMGEVSKNAEAGLSISEATSDKFAQIIQSTKEMGPEMEDVSGAAQQMSAGLQEVSSSANDIATIALGNAAGAQEVAAASEEQLASMEEINSSAKALTKMAEELLVIVNKFKV